CGCTACACCACACGCACAGCCAGAACAAAAACCGCCCCCGCAGCGGATGCGGATGTCCCGATTAAGTTTACCTTCCTGAGCTGTCAGGACTATATAGGCAGATACTACAACTCTCTGGCTTACCACCTTCAGAATGTTACAGACATTGACTTCGTGGTCCATCTCGGTGACTACATTTATGAAACAACCGGAGACCCTTCCTTTCAGAACATTACTGATGCAAGAAAAATTACTTTCACAGATACAGCAGGCGCTGTCGCCCTCGGAACTGATCAGCCCTACTACGGTGCGGCTTCAGTCTCCAACTACAGAGAAATATATAAAAAATACAGAACAGATTCTGTACTCCAGAGATTTCATGAGCTTTACCCTATAATAGCAATATGGGACGACCATGAGTTTTCCGATGACTGCTGGGGAGCCACAGCAACCTATTTTGATGAAAAAAAGGATGAATTTGATACTTTAAGAAGAATGAACTCCGAGCAGGCTTTCTATGAGTTTCTCCCGGTTGACAACACTGCTTCGGAAGGAGCCTTCCAGACTCCCGATTCGCAGCTTTACGGACAAATTAACAACGCCGGGGTGTACAGAGATTTCCGCTTCGGAAAACATCTGCATTTAATACTATCAGATTACAGAACATTCCGTCCCGATCACCTCATACCCGAAGGAGCATTCCCCGGAAAGGTGGTTCTGGATAAGGCCGCAGTAACTGCTGTCTTTGAGGCGCAGTATCCCGGACAGGGCGCGGCTGTTTATGAACTTCAGAAGGCAGCCTTCGGCCCTTATGTGGATATGACCTCAGCACCCTGGAACGCATACTCCGCGGCTCTGGTTCCCACACTTGCTTATGTTTACATGCAGGAAGGACTCAGCCAGACAGACGCAGGTATAAAAGCGACAGCGGATCTGAACGGGCTTGTGAGCGCATATGTTTTCAATGCGCTTGTAACTGCATACAACTCCGCAGTAACCGCCGAGAACCAGCTTCCTCTCATTGATGACAACACGTATAATAACGTCCTCGACAGAGGCATAGCCTACATGCACATAGGGAAACAGGGCTATTTCAGTGACATAGGCTCCAGATACGGCGTAGTAAAAGCCACATACGATATGCTTGCGGGCTATAAGGCAATGGTGGATGTTCTGGCAGCGAAAACCCCTGAGAATGTTTTCGGCGATACTCAGCTTGCGTGGCTCACAAACAAAATAAGCACCAGCAGCGCGACAAACATCTGTTTCGGCAGCTCAGTTTCCACAACGTCACTCATATGGGATATGGCAGCCCTTGACATCCCCGCAGACTACAAACAGAGATTTTACGCAAACGTAGACCATTGGGACGGCTTCCCGAACCGCAAGAATATGCTCCTTGAGCAGTTGGGCGCAAGCGGCAAAAGAGCTTTCGTTATCTCCGGCGACATACACGCCTCATTTGTAACAGACCACACCACTTCGGGAGCAAATGTTGCGGATTTCACAGGGACTTCTGTTTCCTCTTCCACTTTCATAAACATGGTGGAGCATGCGGTAGAGGCTGTTCTGGCGGCAGGAGCATTCACGGATGACCAGAAAACGGCAGTGAGAGCCAAGCTCATCACAAATCTTGATGATTCGCTGCTTGAGGCGTTTGATCCTATGATTTTCGCCGATACGGCAAGAAACGGATTCGTAACCGTGACGGTGACAGAGGGTAATGTCACAGCGGATTACTACCTTACAGAAAGAGATGATGTTTTTGAGAGCTTTTATAAAAAAATGAACGAGCTCACTGTCACTCACAAAAAGTTCGTGTTTGACGGAACTCAGGTGGCAGAAGAACAGTCCTGAAAAAAGGGGGCAAATGCCCCCTTACCCTTTATATTCCTTTTTCGTCACCGCTTCCGCCTTTATCCTGTCCAGCAGAAGAGCGAGAGCGGGTTTGACATTCTCTCTTATATCACCCGCGACTATGAGAAAAAGCACATCGTCCCCCGGCGACATAATGCCGGAGCGGGCTTCTATAACCACTTTGTATATACCTTCCATAGCCTCGACATCACGGCGTATCTGCTCTATCTTATCCTGATCGCTGTGAACTTCCATCTTCTGGACGGAGGCATGGTCTCCCCTTGACCAGCCGCGCACTGTTCCGTTATGTATCAGAATCATGCCGACATTGGCCGCAAAGTCTTTATCTTTTTTGAGTTCCGCTATAGTTGCCGAAATATCCATTATATCTCCTTATTAATAAACCTGTGAAATAATAGAGACTATAACGTAAAGCTCAGGTAAAAAGAAGGGCGGCATTACCCGCCCGCTTAAAAAGTTTAAACTCCGAGATAAGCCGCTTTCACATGAGGATCGGTGAGGAGCATCTGGCTTTCTCCCTCCAGAACCACCTGCCCCTGCTCCATAACATAGGCTCTGTCGCTTATTGCCAGCGAGTTCACAAGATCCTGCTCCACAAGAACAATTGTCGTTTCATAATCTATCGCTATGCGCTTGACAGCTGCGAAAATATCCTTTTTAAGCACAGGAGCAAGACCAAGGGAAGGCTCATCCAGCATCATAAGCTTCGGCTGTGCCATTATGCCCCTGCCTATTGCCACCATCTGCTGTTCTCCGCCTGAGAGTGTGCAGGCAAGCTGCTTCTGCCTTTCAGCCAGACGGGGAAACAGGGCGTACACCTCTTCCAGATTGCGTTTGAAGTTTGCCTTGGCGTTTTTGTTATATGCCCCCATCTCAAGGTTTTCATACACAGTCATCAGTGAGAAAAGCCTTCTCCCCTCCGGAACATGGACAAGCCCTCTCGTCACGATTTCATCGGCCGGAACACGGCTGACATTCTCTCCTCTGAAGCTCACAGAACCGGACATGGGTTTGATAAGCCCTGATATGGCTTTAAGCAGGCTGGACTTGCCGGCTCCGTTCCCGCCGACAATGCTGACGACCTCGCCCTCATTGATATGAA
The window above is part of the Geovibrio ferrireducens genome. Proteins encoded here:
- a CDS encoding alkaline phosphatase D family protein gives rise to the protein MLNRRDFLKITTVAATAASLGMLGGCGSSSDGDNTEVSAEHFPQSVVSGDPKADSVILWTRLAGDTLGGGSHKITLIAASDKELKNTVASHDLTVTAEHDYCTKVKITGLQPGSFYYYRFHYDKNGKRYTTRTARTKTAPAADADVPIKFTFLSCQDYIGRYYNSLAYHLQNVTDIDFVVHLGDYIYETTGDPSFQNITDARKITFTDTAGAVALGTDQPYYGAASVSNYREIYKKYRTDSVLQRFHELYPIIAIWDDHEFSDDCWGATATYFDEKKDEFDTLRRMNSEQAFYEFLPVDNTASEGAFQTPDSQLYGQINNAGVYRDFRFGKHLHLILSDYRTFRPDHLIPEGAFPGKVVLDKAAVTAVFEAQYPGQGAAVYELQKAAFGPYVDMTSAPWNAYSAALVPTLAYVYMQEGLSQTDAGIKATADLNGLVSAYVFNALVTAYNSAVTAENQLPLIDDNTYNNVLDRGIAYMHIGKQGYFSDIGSRYGVVKATYDMLAGYKAMVDVLAAKTPENVFGDTQLAWLTNKISTSSATNICFGSSVSTTSLIWDMAALDIPADYKQRFYANVDHWDGFPNRKNMLLEQLGASGKRAFVISGDIHASFVTDHTTSGANVADFTGTSVSSSTFINMVEHAVEAVLAAGAFTDDQKTAVRAKLITNLDDSLLEAFDPMIFADTARNGFVTVTVTEGNVTADYYLTERDDVFESFYKKMNELTVTHKKFVFDGTQVAEEQS
- a CDS encoding molybdenum cofactor biosynthesis protein MoaE gives rise to the protein MDISATIAELKKDKDFAANVGMILIHNGTVRGWSRGDHASVQKMEVHSDQDKIEQIRRDVEAMEGIYKVVIEARSGIMSPGDDVLFLIVAGDIRENVKPALALLLDRIKAEAVTKKEYKG
- a CDS encoding ABC transporter ATP-binding protein; its protein translation is MSLLSIEKLNAGYGEIQVLFDVSLHINEGEVVSIVGGNGAGKSSLLKAISGLIKPMSGSVSFRGENVSRVPADEIVTRGLVHVPEGRRLFSLMTVYENLEMGAYNKNAKANFKRNLEEVYALFPRLAERQKQLACTLSGGEQQMVAIGRGIMAQPKLMMLDEPSLGLAPVLKKDIFAAVKRIAIDYETTIVLVEQDLVNSLAISDRAYVMEQGQVVLEGESQMLLTDPHVKAAYLGV